From one Streptomyces sp. R41 genomic stretch:
- a CDS encoding DUF2516 family protein, translating to MLMTAFGGLMWLIFTAMLVLAVVALVMAAVAREDAYRAADKQNKMFWLIILGITVAVNLLVPMLFLQIAGLIATIVFFVDVRPALRQVSGGGRGRRGGSSSDGPYGPYNGGR from the coding sequence GTGCTGATGACGGCATTCGGCGGCCTCATGTGGCTGATCTTCACAGCCATGCTGGTGCTCGCCGTGGTGGCACTGGTGATGGCCGCGGTGGCCCGCGAGGACGCCTATCGCGCGGCCGACAAGCAGAACAAGATGTTCTGGCTGATCATCCTGGGCATCACGGTGGCCGTGAATCTCCTGGTGCCGATGCTCTTCCTGCAGATCGCGGGCCTGATCGCCACGATCGTCTTCTTCGTCGACGTCCGCCCCGCCCTCCGCCAGGTCTCCGGCGGCGGCCGCGGCCGCCGCGGCGGAAGCAGCAGCGACGGCCCGTACGGCCCCTACAACGGCGGACGTTAA
- a CDS encoding PP2C family protein-serine/threonine phosphatase: MPVPVPRQRAIPAVESGQAQAAFSPGGPSGDSTGGPAGTVPAPRASTPVASTTNLTLLVIEDDPAGSLSVPEMLDAAGKPIRIRTARNLTEAERLLTDDVHCILLDLALPAPGRATGSEDELATLKHVLRLAPRHAVLALTASGDAERGAEAVRVGAQDYLFRDELDGRLLSRAIRYAVERKRSDTAERRLTESKLRAQENARLERGLLPTPLLEGSPLRFAARYRPGRSRALLGGDFYDTVRTPDGTVHAMIGDVCGHGPDEAALGVELRIAWRALTFAGLCGDELLSTLQQVLEHERENDEIFATVCTVDIAPDGRRAGLCLAGHPSPLIARPGRPAELLPYDNNGPALGLLPHARWPRMQVELGAAWSLMLYTDGLIEGHIGEGKERLGQDGMVDLVRRQLAQGLQGEELLRATVSEVRELNGGELADDVAVLLLDRTP, from the coding sequence ATGCCCGTACCCGTACCGCGGCAGAGAGCGATCCCGGCCGTGGAAAGTGGTCAGGCTCAAGCCGCGTTCTCACCCGGCGGGCCATCCGGAGACTCGACCGGCGGCCCCGCCGGGACAGTGCCGGCGCCCCGCGCCTCGACCCCTGTCGCCAGCACCACCAACCTGACCCTGCTGGTCATCGAGGACGACCCGGCGGGTTCGCTCAGCGTGCCCGAGATGCTCGACGCGGCCGGCAAGCCGATCCGTATCCGTACCGCCCGCAACCTCACCGAGGCCGAGCGGCTGCTGACCGACGACGTCCACTGCATCCTGCTCGACCTCGCGCTGCCCGCGCCCGGCCGGGCCACCGGCAGCGAGGACGAGCTGGCCACGCTCAAGCACGTGCTGCGGCTCGCGCCCCGGCACGCCGTCCTCGCGCTCACCGCGTCCGGGGACGCCGAGCGCGGCGCGGAGGCGGTGCGCGTCGGCGCCCAGGACTACCTCTTCCGCGACGAGCTGGACGGCCGGCTGCTGAGCCGCGCGATCCGGTACGCGGTGGAGAGGAAACGTTCCGACACGGCCGAGCGACGGCTCACGGAGTCGAAGCTGCGCGCCCAGGAGAACGCGCGCCTGGAGCGCGGCCTGCTGCCGACCCCGCTCCTGGAGGGCTCCCCTCTGCGCTTCGCCGCGCGCTACCGCCCGGGCCGCTCCCGTGCCCTGCTCGGTGGCGACTTCTACGACACCGTCCGTACGCCCGACGGCACCGTGCACGCGATGATCGGCGACGTCTGCGGGCACGGGCCCGACGAGGCGGCGCTCGGCGTGGAGCTGCGCATCGCCTGGCGCGCGCTGACGTTCGCCGGCCTGTGCGGCGACGAACTGCTCTCGACGCTTCAGCAGGTCCTGGAGCACGAGCGCGAGAACGACGAGATCTTCGCGACGGTCTGCACGGTGGACATAGCACCGGACGGCCGCCGCGCCGGGCTCTGCCTGGCCGGCCACCCGTCACCGCTGATAGCCCGCCCGGGCCGGCCCGCCGAACTGCTGCCGTACGACAACAACGGCCCGGCACTCGGCCTGCTGCCGCACGCCCGCTGGCCGCGCATGCAGGTGGAGCTGGGCGCCGCCTGGAGCCTGATGCTCTACACCGACGGTCTGATCGAGGGCCACATCGGCGAGGGCAAGGAGCGACTCGGCCAGGACGGCATGGTGGACCTGGTCCGCCGCCAGCTGGCTCAGGGTCTGCAGGGCGAGGAACTGCTGCGCGCGACGGTGAGCGAGGTGCGCGAGCTCAACGGCGGGGAGCTGGCGGACGACGTGGCGGTGCTGTTGCTGGACCGGACGCCGTAA
- a CDS encoding GNAT family N-acetyltransferase — translation MIEGKLVRLRALRADDLDAHVRWRNDPEVVHWATGGDPLFGPVSREAVAHFYEARLRDDPRVQATFTVEDLADGRAVGMVDYRDLDPFTGCATVGITIGERDHWGGGYGSEALHLLLAHLFGPLRLHRVDLDTWSGNERALRAFRAAGFVEEGRRRASVRVGDEWHDRVLFGLLREEWTAGR, via the coding sequence ATGATCGAAGGCAAGTTGGTACGGCTGCGGGCGCTGCGCGCAGACGACCTGGACGCGCATGTGCGCTGGCGCAACGACCCGGAGGTGGTGCACTGGGCGACCGGCGGCGACCCGCTCTTCGGCCCGGTCAGCCGCGAGGCCGTGGCCCACTTCTACGAGGCCCGGCTGCGCGACGACCCGCGCGTGCAGGCCACGTTCACCGTGGAGGACCTGGCCGACGGCCGCGCGGTCGGCATGGTCGACTACCGCGACCTCGACCCGTTCACCGGCTGCGCGACGGTCGGCATCACCATCGGCGAACGCGACCACTGGGGCGGCGGCTACGGCTCCGAGGCCCTTCACCTCCTCCTCGCCCACCTCTTCGGCCCCCTCCGCCTGCACCGCGTCGACCTGGACACCTGGAGCGGCAACGAACGCGCCCTCCGTGCCTTCCGCGCCGCCGGTTTCGTCGAGGAGGGCCGACGGCGGGCCAGTGTGCGGGTGGGGGACGAGTGGCACGACAGGGTGCTGTTCGGCCTGCTCAGGGAGGAGTGGACGGCCGGCCGTTGA
- a CDS encoding NlpC/P60 family protein, with protein sequence MGSGKRSLTTAAMALACACVCAVLATPGVAYASPTPTPTRTATTTPTPVSNKDLDAVRKKLDKLYHAAAVATDAYNAAEEKAQKQSAEIVDLAREIVKGQAKLDKLKDRAGAAARAQYRGGGLPPEAQLWLSDDPQEFLDGAGRVRQGEHATKGLLAEMTRTQQDLQQYAKDAAAQWKKLEAGRKTKAEAKKKIKERIAAAEKLESQLEKEEKERLAKLEEEAAYQAQTTWLSSGILAEINGKASKQGKKAVKYATHQIGKPYVWGAEGPGSYDCSGLTSQAWASAGHGIPRTSQEQWKQLTHVDIKDMRPGDLIIYFDDASHVGMYVGDGAIVHAPRPGRTVTITGAGSMPILGVVRPDA encoded by the coding sequence ATGGGATCCGGCAAGCGGAGCCTGACCACGGCGGCCATGGCCCTGGCCTGCGCATGCGTCTGCGCCGTGCTCGCGACACCCGGCGTGGCGTACGCGAGCCCGACACCGACACCGACCCGGACCGCCACCACGACACCAACGCCGGTGAGCAACAAGGACCTTGACGCGGTCCGCAAGAAGCTGGACAAGCTCTATCACGCGGCGGCGGTGGCCACGGACGCGTACAACGCCGCGGAGGAGAAGGCCCAGAAGCAGTCCGCCGAGATCGTCGATCTCGCCCGCGAGATCGTCAAGGGCCAGGCGAAGCTGGACAAGTTGAAGGACCGCGCGGGCGCCGCGGCCCGTGCGCAGTACCGGGGCGGCGGGCTGCCGCCCGAGGCGCAGTTGTGGCTGAGCGACGACCCGCAGGAGTTCCTGGACGGCGCGGGACGGGTGCGGCAGGGCGAGCACGCGACCAAGGGGCTGCTCGCCGAGATGACGCGGACACAGCAGGACTTGCAGCAGTACGCGAAGGACGCCGCCGCCCAGTGGAAGAAGCTGGAGGCTGGCCGCAAGACCAAGGCCGAGGCCAAGAAGAAGATCAAGGAGCGGATCGCCGCCGCCGAGAAGCTGGAGTCCCAGCTGGAGAAGGAAGAGAAGGAGCGGCTGGCGAAGCTGGAGGAGGAGGCCGCCTACCAGGCGCAGACGACCTGGCTGAGCTCCGGCATCCTCGCCGAGATCAACGGCAAGGCGTCAAAGCAGGGCAAGAAGGCCGTGAAGTACGCGACCCACCAGATCGGCAAGCCGTACGTATGGGGAGCGGAGGGCCCGGGGTCGTACGACTGCTCGGGGCTGACCTCCCAGGCCTGGGCGTCCGCGGGACACGGCATTCCCCGCACCTCGCAGGAGCAGTGGAAGCAGCTCACCCACGTCGACATCAAGGACATGCGCCCCGGCGACCTGATCATCTACTTCGACGACGCCAGCCATGTCGGGATGTACGTGGGCGACGGCGCGATCGTGCACGCACCCCGGCCCGGGCGGACGGTGACGATCACGGGTGCGGGTTCGATGCCGATTCTGGGGGTCGTACGGCCGGACGCGTGA
- a CDS encoding class I SAM-dependent methyltransferase: MTARAASRPVGTVTRGTTNPNRLRRMDRWIAATHGAELRRTPAPVAVDLGYGAAPWTALELLTRLRTAAPRTHVVGVEIDPARVAAARPYQRDGLVFRHGGFEVPVQGSPALIRAANVLRQYDEDQVAEVWQRLRTRLAPAGPGSRGGLLVEGTCDEIGRRHVWVALGPEGPRTVTFATRLGSLDRPSDLAERLPKALIHRNVPGEPVHAFLRDFDRAWAAAAPYASYGARQRWIRTVRDLTADWPVADGVTRWRQGEVTVRWEALAPRL, from the coding sequence ATGACAGCCCGCGCAGCGTCCCGCCCCGTGGGAACCGTGACGCGCGGGACCACCAACCCCAACCGCCTGCGCCGCATGGACCGCTGGATAGCGGCGACACACGGCGCCGAACTGCGCCGCACCCCTGCCCCCGTGGCGGTCGACCTCGGCTACGGCGCGGCCCCCTGGACGGCGCTGGAGCTGCTGACACGGCTGCGCACCGCCGCCCCCCGCACCCACGTGGTGGGCGTCGAGATCGACCCGGCCCGGGTCGCCGCCGCTCGCCCGTACCAGCGCGACGGTCTCGTCTTCCGCCACGGCGGCTTCGAGGTACCGGTGCAGGGCAGCCCCGCCCTCATACGCGCGGCCAACGTGCTGCGCCAGTACGACGAGGACCAGGTCGCCGAGGTCTGGCAGCGCCTGCGCACACGCCTCGCGCCGGCGGGCCCGGGCTCCCGGGGCGGCCTGCTCGTCGAGGGCACGTGTGACGAGATCGGCCGCCGGCACGTCTGGGTCGCCCTCGGCCCGGAGGGCCCCCGCACGGTCACCTTCGCCACCCGCCTCGGCTCCCTGGACCGCCCCTCCGACCTCGCCGAACGCCTGCCGAAGGCCCTCATCCACCGCAATGTCCCGGGCGAGCCGGTGCACGCCTTCCTGCGCGATTTCGACCGCGCCTGGGCGGCCGCCGCGCCCTACGCCTCGTACGGCGCCCGGCAGCGCTGGATCCGCACGGTCCGCGACCTGACGGCCGACTGGCCGGTCGCGGACGGGGTGACGCGCTGGCGGCAGGGCGAAGTGACGGTGCGCTGGGAGGCGTTGGCGCCACGCCTGTGA
- a CDS encoding ATP-binding cassette domain-containing protein, with protein MSMAMRTDTQSPAPHAADSHDLIRVHGARVNNLKDVSIEIPKRRLTVFTGVSGSGKSSLVFDTIAAESQRLINETYSAFVQGFMPTLARPEVDILDGLTTAISVDQERMGANARSTVGTVTDASAMLRILFSRLGKPHIGPPNAYSFNVPSVKASGAITVERGGKTKAEKATFNRLGGMCPRCEGMGSVTDFDLSALYDDSLSLNEGALTIPGYSMDGWYGRIFRGCGFFAPDKPIRRFTKKELHDLLHKEPTKIKVDGINLTYEGLIPKIQKSFLSKEVDALQPHIRAFVERAVTFSTCPECDGTRLSKEARSSKINGKNIADVCSMQINDLTDWVRGLDEPSVEPLLAALGHTLDSFVEIGLGYLSLDRPSGTLSGGEAQRTKMIRHLGSSLTDVTYVFDEPTIGLHPHDIQRMNDLLLQLRDKGNTVLVVEHKPEAIAIADHVVDLGPRAGTEGGEVVFEGTVEGLRASDTLTGRHLDDRASLKPSVRTRSGVLEVRGAGANNLRDVDVDIPLGVLAVITGVAGSGKSSLINGSVSGRDGVVSVDQTSIRGSRRSNPATYTGLLDPIRKAFAKANGVKPALFSANSEGACPTCNGAGVIYTDLAMMAGVATTCEECEGKRFQASVLDYHLGGRDISEVLAMSVTEAEEFFGAGEARTPAAHRILDRLADVGLGYLSLGQPLTTLSGGERQRLKLATHMAEKGGVYVLDEPTAGLHLADVEQLLGLLDRLVDSGKSVIVIEHHQAVMAHADWIIDLGPGAGHDGGRIVFEGTPTDLVAARSTLTGEHLAAYVGT; from the coding sequence ATGAGCATGGCCATGAGGACGGACACGCAGTCGCCTGCGCCGCACGCTGCCGACAGCCACGATCTGATCCGCGTGCACGGCGCGCGCGTGAACAACCTCAAGGACGTCAGCATCGAGATCCCGAAGCGCCGGCTGACGGTGTTCACCGGGGTGTCCGGCTCGGGCAAGAGCTCGCTGGTGTTCGACACGATCGCCGCGGAGTCGCAGCGGCTGATCAACGAGACCTACAGCGCCTTCGTGCAGGGCTTCATGCCGACGCTCGCCCGTCCCGAGGTCGACATCCTCGACGGGCTGACGACCGCGATCAGCGTCGACCAGGAGCGGATGGGCGCCAACGCCCGCTCCACCGTCGGCACCGTCACGGACGCCAGCGCGATGCTGCGCATTTTGTTCAGCAGGCTCGGGAAGCCGCACATCGGCCCGCCCAACGCGTACTCGTTCAACGTCCCCTCGGTGAAGGCCAGCGGTGCGATCACCGTCGAGCGCGGCGGCAAGACGAAGGCCGAGAAGGCCACTTTCAACCGTCTCGGCGGCATGTGCCCCCGCTGTGAGGGCATGGGCTCGGTCACCGATTTCGACCTGTCGGCTCTGTACGACGACAGCTTGTCGCTCAACGAGGGCGCGCTCACGATCCCCGGCTACAGCATGGACGGCTGGTACGGCCGCATCTTCCGAGGCTGCGGCTTCTTCGCCCCGGACAAGCCGATCCGCAGGTTCACCAAGAAGGAGCTGCACGACCTGCTCCACAAGGAACCGACCAAGATCAAGGTCGACGGGATCAACCTGACGTACGAGGGGCTGATCCCGAAGATCCAGAAGTCGTTCCTGTCCAAGGAAGTCGACGCGCTGCAACCGCACATCCGCGCCTTCGTGGAGCGGGCGGTGACGTTCTCGACCTGTCCCGAGTGCGACGGCACCCGCCTCAGCAAGGAGGCCCGGTCGTCGAAGATCAACGGGAAGAACATCGCCGACGTCTGCTCGATGCAGATCAACGACCTGACCGACTGGGTCCGGGGCCTCGACGAGCCGTCGGTGGAGCCCCTGCTGGCCGCGCTGGGGCACACGCTCGACTCGTTCGTCGAGATCGGGCTCGGCTACCTCAGCCTCGACCGGCCGTCCGGCACGCTCTCGGGCGGCGAGGCGCAGCGCACCAAGATGATCCGCCACCTCGGGTCGTCGCTCACCGACGTCACCTACGTCTTCGACGAGCCGACGATCGGGCTGCACCCCCACGACATCCAGCGGATGAACGACCTGCTGCTGCAGCTTCGCGACAAGGGCAACACCGTGCTGGTCGTGGAACACAAGCCGGAGGCGATCGCGATCGCCGACCACGTCGTCGACCTCGGCCCGCGCGCCGGCACCGAGGGCGGCGAGGTGGTGTTCGAGGGCACCGTCGAGGGGCTGCGGGCCAGTGACACGCTCACCGGGCGGCACCTGGACGACCGGGCCTCCTTGAAGCCCTCGGTGCGGACACGGTCGGGAGTGCTGGAGGTGCGCGGCGCCGGCGCGAACAATCTGCGGGACGTCGACGTCGACATCCCGCTCGGCGTGCTGGCCGTCATCACCGGCGTCGCAGGGTCGGGAAAGAGCTCCCTGATCAACGGCTCGGTGTCCGGGCGGGACGGGGTGGTGTCGGTCGACCAGACCTCGATCCGCGGCTCGCGACGGAGCAACCCGGCGACGTACACCGGACTGCTCGACCCGATCCGCAAGGCGTTCGCGAAGGCCAACGGCGTGAAGCCGGCGCTGTTCAGCGCCAACTCCGAGGGCGCGTGCCCCACCTGCAACGGCGCCGGCGTCATCTACACCGACCTGGCGATGATGGCGGGCGTCGCCACCACCTGCGAGGAGTGCGAGGGGAAGCGGTTCCAGGCATCGGTGCTGGACTACCACCTGGGCGGCCGCGACATCAGCGAGGTGCTCGCGATGTCGGTGACCGAGGCCGAGGAGTTCTTCGGCGCCGGCGAGGCGCGCACGCCGGCCGCGCACCGCATCCTCGACCGGCTCGCCGACGTCGGGCTCGGCTACCTCAGCCTCGGCCAGCCGCTCACCACGCTGTCCGGCGGCGAGCGGCAGCGGCTCAAGCTGGCCACCCACATGGCGGAGAAGGGCGGCGTCTACGTCCTCGACGAGCCGACCGCCGGCCTCCACCTCGCCGACGTCGAGCAGTTGCTCGGCCTGCTCGACCGGCTCGTCGACTCCGGCAAGTCGGTCATCGTCATCGAGCACCACCAGGCGGTCATGGCGCACGCCGACTGGATCATCGACCTCGGCCCCGGCGCCGGCCACGACGGCGGCCGAATCGTCTTCGAGGGCACACCCACCGACCTCGTCGCCGCCCGCTCCACCCTCACCGGCGAGCACCTCGCGGCCTACGTCGGCACCTGA
- a CDS encoding glycosyl hydrolase family 28-related protein, with translation MGNGHTGITRRRLLGSATAVAAVAVTGGTTTAVASPAQAASSPSPAQAAQQGQVPALWREFTRTPFTHPQIPYIGRSGRGGGAARFPRRPVVADVRDYGAVADDGTTDCAPAINRAIAAAGRAGGGTVLIPPGTFRIDDLIRIGHSNVVLRGAGSDRTKLYATKNLTELIGVYGSRYGGDKSSWSWAGGLVWLCPADRFATLTTAIKAKAWPFEGWTGNKRDEWETLTTVAPARQGSWTVTVADAEKLRPGALVLLRLADDADHTLLEHMAGGGPGPEAYYWDDKTKLTSYVPYEWPVRIAHVRGRKVTLERPLPLDVRPEWDPRLTTHVRELTGSGVEGVTLEAVETPQSPHLLDKGYNGVVFQCAYDCWADDIVVRHVDNGFGLVAASACTLRRTRVAGRGSHHPYFCREGSHDNLIEDFTIEQRTVPAPAGTQLHGINVEGLSSYNVWSRGDMRMGTFDSHRGMPFANVRTDITVDNNGRHGGDASAGPLFGARFTHWNIRVTNGRAGLMKIDGLAPYSATVGVNEVTEFDQIDVPDFTGDLHSRLELYGTTDVVRPRNLYDAQRELER, from the coding sequence ATGGGCAACGGGCATACGGGCATCACCAGACGGCGCCTGCTCGGCAGCGCCACAGCCGTGGCGGCCGTCGCCGTGACCGGCGGAACGACGACGGCCGTCGCATCACCCGCACAAGCCGCATCATCTCCATCACCCGCACAAGCCGCACAACAGGGACAAGTCCCCGCCCTCTGGCGCGAGTTCACCCGCACCCCCTTCACCCACCCGCAGATCCCGTACATCGGCAGGTCCGGCCGCGGCGGCGGGGCGGCGCGCTTCCCCCGCCGCCCCGTCGTGGCCGACGTACGCGACTACGGAGCCGTGGCGGACGACGGAACGACGGACTGCGCGCCCGCGATCAACCGTGCCATCGCTGCTGCCGGAAGGGCCGGCGGTGGCACGGTTCTCATCCCGCCCGGCACCTTCCGCATCGACGACCTGATCCGCATCGGGCACTCGAACGTCGTCCTGCGCGGCGCCGGCAGCGACCGTACGAAGCTGTACGCGACCAAGAACCTCACCGAGCTGATCGGTGTCTACGGATCCCGTTACGGCGGCGACAAGTCGTCCTGGTCCTGGGCGGGCGGGCTCGTCTGGCTCTGCCCGGCGGACCGTTTCGCGACGCTGACGACCGCCATCAAGGCGAAGGCGTGGCCCTTCGAGGGCTGGACCGGCAACAAGCGCGACGAGTGGGAGACGCTGACGACGGTCGCGCCCGCGCGCCAGGGCTCCTGGACGGTGACGGTCGCGGACGCCGAGAAACTGCGACCCGGCGCGCTCGTCCTCCTCCGCCTCGCCGACGACGCCGACCACACGCTCCTGGAACACATGGCGGGCGGCGGCCCGGGCCCCGAGGCGTACTACTGGGACGACAAGACGAAACTGACCTCGTACGTCCCCTACGAGTGGCCCGTGCGCATCGCGCACGTCCGAGGCCGCAAGGTCACCCTCGAACGCCCCCTCCCGCTCGATGTACGCCCCGAATGGGACCCGCGCCTGACCACCCACGTACGGGAGTTGACCGGCTCGGGTGTCGAGGGCGTCACCCTGGAGGCGGTCGAGACACCCCAGTCCCCGCACCTCCTCGACAAGGGCTACAACGGGGTCGTGTTCCAGTGCGCGTACGACTGCTGGGCCGACGACATCGTCGTACGCCATGTGGACAACGGATTCGGGCTCGTCGCCGCCTCCGCCTGCACCCTGCGCCGTACGCGCGTGGCGGGCCGCGGCTCGCACCACCCGTACTTCTGCCGCGAGGGTTCGCACGACAACCTCATCGAGGACTTCACGATCGAGCAGCGCACGGTGCCGGCCCCCGCCGGAACCCAACTCCACGGCATCAACGTCGAGGGCCTGTCCTCCTACAACGTCTGGTCGCGCGGCGACATGCGGATGGGCACGTTCGACTCCCACCGGGGCATGCCCTTCGCCAACGTCCGCACGGACATCACCGTCGACAACAACGGCCGGCACGGCGGAGACGCCAGCGCCGGTCCGCTGTTCGGCGCCCGGTTCACGCACTGGAACATCCGGGTGACCAACGGCCGCGCGGGCCTGATGAAGATCGACGGCCTCGCGCCCTACTCCGCCACCGTCGGCGTCAACGAAGTCACCGAGTTCGACCAGATCGACGTACCCGACTTCACCGGAGACCTGCACTCCCGACTGGAGCTGTACGGGACCACGGACGTCGTACGCCCGCGCAATCTGTACGACGCTCAGCGCGAGCTGGAGCGATAG
- the mshA gene encoding D-inositol-3-phosphate glycosyltransferase has translation MSQYVSRLGRRSPAASARLRLHRRPRRVAMLSVHTSPLHQPGTGDAGGMNVYIVELAQRLAAINIEVEIFTRATTAALPPTVELAPGVLVRHVDAGPYEGLAKEDLPAQLCAFTHGVMQAWAGHRPGYYDLVHSHYWLSGHVGWLAAERWGAPLVHAMHTMAKVKNAALAEGDTPEPAARVIGETQIVRAADRLIANTAEEADELVRHYEADPGKVAVVHPGVNLDRFRPADGRAAARARLGLPQDALIPLFAGRIQPLKAPDVLLRAVAVLLDERPELRGNIVVPVVGGPSGSGLAKPEGLQKLAARLGIADVVRFRPPVGQEQLADWFRAASVLVMPSYSESFGLVAIEAQAAGTPVLAAEVGGLPVAVRHQETGFLVPGHSPVDYARVLRDFADDTQLAARMGAAAACHAERFGWDTAAAATADVYTAAMQAHRRRVRSHHG, from the coding sequence GTGAGCCAGTACGTCAGCAGGCTCGGGCGACGCTCCCCGGCGGCGTCCGCAAGGCTCAGGCTGCACCGCAGGCCCCGTCGCGTCGCGATGCTCTCCGTGCACACCTCACCGCTGCACCAGCCCGGCACGGGCGACGCGGGCGGCATGAACGTCTACATCGTGGAGCTCGCCCAACGCCTCGCCGCGATCAACATCGAGGTCGAGATCTTCACCCGGGCCACCACGGCCGCCCTCCCGCCGACCGTCGAGCTCGCCCCCGGCGTCCTCGTCCGGCACGTCGACGCGGGCCCCTACGAGGGCCTCGCCAAGGAGGACCTGCCCGCCCAGCTGTGCGCCTTCACGCACGGCGTCATGCAGGCCTGGGCCGGCCACCGACCCGGCTACTACGACCTCGTGCACTCGCACTACTGGCTCTCCGGTCACGTCGGCTGGCTCGCGGCCGAGCGCTGGGGCGCGCCCCTGGTGCACGCGATGCACACCATGGCCAAGGTCAAGAACGCCGCGCTCGCCGAGGGCGACACCCCCGAGCCCGCCGCCCGCGTCATCGGCGAGACCCAGATCGTGCGCGCCGCCGACCGCCTCATCGCGAACACCGCGGAGGAGGCCGACGAGCTCGTACGCCACTACGAGGCCGACCCCGGCAAGGTCGCCGTCGTCCACCCGGGCGTGAACCTGGACCGCTTCCGCCCGGCCGACGGCCGCGCCGCCGCCCGTGCCCGCCTCGGGCTCCCGCAGGACGCCCTGATCCCCCTCTTCGCCGGCCGCATTCAGCCCCTGAAGGCCCCCGATGTGCTGCTGCGCGCGGTCGCCGTCCTGCTCGACGAGCGTCCCGAGCTGCGCGGCAACATCGTCGTCCCTGTAGTGGGCGGTCCCAGCGGCAGCGGTCTCGCCAAGCCCGAAGGGCTGCAGAAGCTCGCCGCGCGGCTCGGCATCGCCGATGTCGTGCGTTTCCGGCCGCCCGTCGGGCAGGAGCAGCTCGCGGACTGGTTCCGGGCGGCGTCGGTGCTGGTCATGCCCTCGTACAGCGAGTCCTTCGGGCTGGTCGCCATCGAGGCGCAGGCGGCGGGTACGCCGGTGCTCGCGGCCGAGGTCGGCGGGCTGCCGGTGGCGGTGCGCCACCAGGAGACCGGCTTCCTCGTCCCCGGGCACAGTCCCGTCGACTACGCGCGCGTGCTGCGCGATTTCGCGGACGACACGCAGCTGGCCGCCCGGATGGGCGCGGCCGCCGCGTGCCATGCGGAGCGCTTCGGCTGGGACACCGCGGCCGCGGCGACGGCGGACGTGTACACGGCGGCGATGCAGGCCCACCGGCGTCGCGTACGCTCCCACCATGGCTGA
- a CDS encoding YbjN domain-containing protein, with protein MADVQRAAQVIEGVLKDAELEWESPEPGNYVVKLPGTRKLSTTLSLIVGRHSLSLNAFVIRHPDENQEAVHRWLLERNLKLYGVSYAVDSLGDVYLVGKLPLAAVAPDEIDRLLGAVLEAADGSFNTLLELGFASAIRKEYDWRVSRGESTRNLDAFTHLTRRPSN; from the coding sequence ATGGCTGACGTACAGCGGGCGGCGCAGGTCATCGAGGGGGTCCTCAAGGACGCCGAACTCGAATGGGAAAGCCCTGAGCCCGGCAACTACGTGGTGAAGCTCCCCGGCACCCGGAAGCTGTCGACGACCCTCTCGCTGATCGTCGGCAGGCACTCGCTGTCGCTGAACGCGTTCGTGATCCGGCACCCGGACGAGAACCAGGAAGCGGTCCACCGCTGGCTCCTGGAGCGCAACCTCAAGCTCTACGGGGTCAGTTACGCGGTCGATTCCCTCGGGGACGTGTATCTGGTCGGCAAGCTGCCGCTGGCCGCGGTCGCGCCGGACGAGATCGACCGGCTGCTCGGCGCGGTCCTGGAAGCCGCCGACGGCTCTTTCAACACCCTCCTTGAGCTTGGTTTCGCCTCGGCGATCCGCAAGGAGTACGACTGGCGGGTGTCCCGCGGCGAGTCGACCCGCAATCTGGACGCGTTCACTCACCTGACTCGGCGTCCCTCCAACTGA
- a CDS encoding helix-turn-helix domain-containing protein, producing MASLNVGNLGEYLREQRRNAQLSLRQLADAAGVSNPYLSQIERGLRKPSAEVLQQVAKALRISAETLYVRAGILDAERDRDEVETRAVILADPTLNERQKQVLLQIYESFRKENGFEIAQASEDVHNTEVHGTDVRTAQDIPDAEHPKDTAVRGPRTADGSDADPQQTAS from the coding sequence ATGGCATCGCTCAACGTCGGCAATCTTGGTGAGTATCTGCGGGAACAGCGGCGCAACGCGCAGCTGTCACTGCGGCAGCTCGCCGACGCCGCCGGGGTGTCCAATCCGTATCTGAGCCAGATCGAGCGCGGGCTGCGCAAGCCGAGCGCGGAGGTGTTGCAGCAGGTCGCCAAGGCGCTGCGGATCTCCGCCGAGACGCTGTACGTGCGGGCCGGCATCCTCGACGCCGAGCGGGACCGGGACGAGGTGGAGACGCGCGCCGTCATCCTCGCCGATCCCACGCTGAACGAGCGGCAGAAGCAGGTGCTGCTCCAGATCTACGAGTCCTTCCGCAAGGAGAACGGGTTCGAGATCGCCCAGGCGAGCGAGGACGTTCACAACACCGAGGTGCACGGCACCGACGTACGCACGGCTCAGGACATACCGGATGCCGAGCACCCGAAGGACACCGCCGTCCGCGGCCCCCGCACGGCCGACGGCAGCGATGCCGATCCGCAGCAGACCGCCAGTTGA